In Diabrotica undecimpunctata isolate CICGRU chromosome 9, icDiaUnde3, whole genome shotgun sequence, the DNA window ctaatattgatattatttatttaagttatcaagattgtgtattttaagttgtagaggttttgggctccgatgggaagggaacatataattttttgaagttatagaggtttttaatttattgaggtttgacctatcgaggttctactgtattttcaaaaagaaaagattcaaatggtgaaatggtattatgggaaccattctattgtagaaataatacagttatttattgctgctttttaaaaacaataacttttaaaaaaatgttttccgatgaatcttcattcacaatccataaacgtcataatccatctgtcgtgcgctattggtctagggaaaagaaacatttgagtattgctgtgaaaacacaattcccaaagaaattaaatgtgtggactggcatttataacgataatataattggtccattttttattacgggaaatctgaatgggcgaaagtatctagatttattacgcaatcagattattccagctgttcgaaaccttgcggtcaacttcgatgatgtttggtttcaacaggatggttgcccagcacataatgcaatcgaagttaccaattatttggaacaaacatttcctggacgaataatttctacacgaggaacaataaaatggccccctagatcaccagatttagcacctttggtattttatttcttaggaatgctaaaatcaaaattatatcggcatgatttcgaacgagccaccaatttagcagaattgtaagaaaaaattgttcaactttgtagtagagtacaaccaaatcagctaaatgcaatgagacttgctttaattgatagattcggattttgtttagcttaaaatggtggtttgtttgaacatttaattggttagagattttttaaaaatgcctttaattttaattatttagaataatttttttgattggttttttttcttataaaaataatatttatatttagttaatgtttgttaagttaattattgttttatttcctagctaccagagctaaaaatctacaaaaattacatttaaaactcgAATTCCTATAAGTGTTTGAGTTTTTCTGAAAGATTTACTGACGGAAAGttggcgacgaaataattttatgaaAAGAACTACACCCCATCAACGTCCGATAATTACTGTCGGTCatcggtgtatttttatgccgcttcgcactgtaaaagaaggcgttgcttaaaatttcaaactcttcaggggaataatgctttgttgccacacataaattacttaaatcactgttctttgttaactaataaagtaattgataaaatcgattagaaaataagaattacgtggctactttatttgaatttttttgggacaatattaatttttattctacaatgaactgtagtggatttaaatattattttagactcatGCATCGGACTAAAATTTAGAAGGAAAGATGTAATAGAAATaatagcaacactgtttaaaagtcatacctaCTACGTCGAGATGATGActgcctctcacttctattcaaacaattaagtgttatctttgttccacatactgaataacgtatacggtagttgaaaatttgccgaatctatatgttatattatatatacacattatatatatatatatatatatatatatatatatatatatattataatatatatatatatatatatatatatatatatatatatatatatatatatatatatatatatatatatatatatatatatatcttatttatttattaaattagagaTACATATTAgggaataacaaaaaatataaacaattgtGTGCCAAAAACTAATATataatttacaaaaacaaaaatgcaaACTTAAAAATTGAAGTTTCAGTacaaatttaacaacaaaaattaagtttTCTTAAGAATTACTCCTAATAAACATGATTTGCTTAACTTTTTCGTCAGAAAGTCTGCTTCGTTTGGCTGATAAAATTTCGCCAGTTTTAGAAAACAGTCTCTCACATGGCACAGATGTGGACACTGTTCCAAATTTGTTACGAACAATAACACTTAAATTTGGATAATTGTGCCGATTGTCTTTCCACCAAGTTAGTGGGTTGTTTTTTCGGTTTAGAAGAGGTTCTTCAATATATCTTTGCACCTCCATTATTGCTTTACAGCGACTGTTCCCACCAGCAGGTTTAAAATGGGAGGCTTGCTTATCAAAGTCTCCCCAGATAGAAAACTCGTCCTCAGATGAATCATCATCCTGTAATTGATTTACTATAGGTGCTGTTGTTTGTTTTGAGTTTTTTTCCAAAAGATTAGTCAGCAAATTTATGACTAAATTTTTTGATCGCTCAGCAACACTTTCATCTGAGAAACCGATATTTTTAAACCTCGGATCCATAAATGTTGAAACAATTAAACTGTTgctattttcaaaatttttaaatctcATCTGGCTACTGTTGAAGATAACTTCAACAACTTTTGTCGGTCTTTCGGCAAATGATGTCCCTGGATTGGTAACTAGACGGTGATATATTTTTCGTAAGTTATTTGCTATAATAATTACAGATGAAAGTGTTACATATTTTTCTCCACTCATTGTTCTGGTGGCGGATTCTAAAGGtcctaatattttaattaactgaTTTATTTCTTCAAAATCAGTATTGGTGATACATGGAACATTTTCATTCCCTAGTACCGCAATAGAAGCTCTAACTTCTTCTTTGAGATTAACAATTCTCTCCAGCATATAATAAACGGAGTTCCATCGTGTAGGAACAGCCTGAATTAATTTTTTGGGATCTTTGCCGTTTTGCTTCTGATACCAATCAAGCTTCTCTTTAGCTAAATTGCTTCGCTTAAATAAACTAACGACAAGTTTAACTTTTTCAATTAAACTCTCGATTACTTTTAAACCATCTTGAGCTATTAAATTAATAGTGTGTGCTAAACAACCCAAATGTTTTAATTGTAACTCTTCTAAAATTGCTTTTTTTACATTTGCAGCATTGTCAGTAATAactataaaaattttgttgtgcAAATCCCATTCAGTTATAACTCGTCGTAGTTCATTTGCTAAGTTTACACTCGTATGAGATCCCTCGAACAGACAAACTTCCAAAAGAATTGACTCAAGTTCGAATTTATCATTTATAAAATGAGCTGTAACACCTATAAAACTATCACTATTCCTTGATGACCACATATCAGTAGTTATCGTTACCGATTCGGCGGTTGCCATAATTTCTCTAGTTTTATTTAGAGTCTCTAAATATTTGGCAGGAAGTAACGTCTTTGTTAATGTTTTCCTACTGGGCAAAGTATAGCCCACAGCGTCACAAAATTCTCGGAAACCCTCATCTTCCACTATGGAGAAAGGTTGAATGTCTTTAACAATTAAGTTTAAAAGTTTGGCgtcgataatttttttttgtgttaaatttaCCTTTTTAGATACTTGAAGTTGGGACTGAAACAACTTCCTTTTCTTTGGAATTTCTAAGCAAGCGccactggtacttggaatttcagTATCGGATATTTTTTTTCCATCACCAGTTTCGTCATTGTCAATAGGTACGCTATCTTGATCTTTTACACTTTTACACTGAACTGATTCCTGAAATGTAATAGATGGATGTTTCCTTTGTACGTGTTGACGCAAGTTAGTGATACTTGTTTTGTAGGATAATACTTGACTGCACATATTACATTTCGCTCGAGCATCATCTTTTATAGTAAAAAAGTCCCAAACTATGGAAGTTTTCTTTTTAGAATTCATATTTTGttcaaaatctaaaaataatttataaataataatgggaaaatatttaaaaataaaatgcacGTAAAGGTAAGCAGCAAAATACTTCAATTCCGATTTTTataatacacaaaataaattgTCTGCTTAATAAAACTAGCTTGTGTCAGTggctcaatatttattagaaaaaaattacatactaAAATTAAGTTAActactacaattattttaaaatagtataaGCTATTTTTTGGGTTTCAAATATAGCATACCTAAATAACAATATATATGCCGAACTGTCGATGaacatttatttaccattttGGATATGTCTCTTTGGCTACATCCATTTCTATGGTTAgtaataattaaatttctttCACAAATCGTAGTTCGGCACCTATTCTCAAATAATTTTGTTATCCGCCTAATAAATACTTTGAAATGTGAAATGAAACACATACATAACTGCAATATGAATTTAATGCAACGTCTACTTCGCAAATTTCAAATTGATAAGTTTTGTAATTGTAATACTTCATCTTATCTGCATCATTCTAGCTGTGACATCAAAAtcatgcataaaagaattaaatatttattgttatttaagtatGATATATTTGGAACACAAAAAATAGCTTTTGCTATTTAAGAAGACGtatagtaatttaatttcagtatgtaattttttttttctaataaatattgagccGCTGACACAAGCTAGTTTTATTAAGCTGCTAGCCGCTGTATctgttttttataataatatatcaaTATCAATCCTTTGCTTCTGAATAcaaaatattgtttaatatttctagATGTAACGTCACTAAAAGCTGCTATATACTTAATGGAAATAATGAAATAAACTTACGTATATGAATGAATTATATTAATACACAACTGGGAATTCCACAGCACAAGCTAAAAACAACAAAACAGGAGATTTCCTTTCAAAAACAGtagattttgaaataaaatttaacgTATATCTAATTCAACTATACAGTGAGGACGTTTACAATTTACAGTGAATAGTGCGATTTGATACAAAAAGACACAGAACACGAATGGTGTCGATGTCCGTTATAGTTTTCGTTTTCGAATCTCACCAAAATATTTCAACCTGTTTGATCTATTATATCTTTGGTGTCCTTTATTCTCAAAAAGGTTTTATTTGTGAAAAGATTCAACATTCAAccctagaataacagagacacatagaagcgacatagcggtccaaaagcgtgtaccatttttgtatacgcatgcccgattctggttgtattactgtcaaaaacacgtgcttattctttaattctggttgttttcgatagtccgtaggcgtctatggtaaatactcgacacaacaagtgcatttgaccatttatataatttatttatagttaaaaggttatagttatagtttatagttaaatatataagtttatagttatagtttatagttaaaagtttaatttatatttaaaatgtctggatatatttgtgcgattcgcggatgttcatctgtgacaggaaaaggaataagtttatttagatttcctaagaataataacaggtaattactattacTTTggaattattattagttattactaattacataatagtattggtttgactttcgaacagtaagccgacgccgacgtgtctgtccgagctataaaaaaataaactttggtctgccaagggatacctagttcaaaatgaaaacattaaatttggtgtcagtgctatttcttttattgaaagacgcaagtctccgaaggctcaggtcaaaaaatcaacagatggtggccaaatgtcggcgcgctcgaagacaacaatacgaatatagtatttttaagaaataaaaatagagggttttatacacgagaatatttgatttaagagcgtaggcgcaaaatttggggcaaatgttttttaaatgtattcatttttttcgaatcctgaaaaaactaataagtatttttgaaaaatttaaacgcagaatgaaagaccacattattactgagggccaaaagtccccgaaaacttttataatgtttattttaataagttatatatatatatatatatatatatatatatatatatatatatatatatatatatatatatatatatatatatattgttatgatatgtaaaatcgagaaaaatattggtttgtttaaaaatatttcaaagttcaaaaacattaaaataattcagataagtaggataatatccaacaaacatttcggagaaggaaagttattaaatccttgaattacctgtaccaaacaaaatgtaagctttacatcaatcatttctttgttaaacttgagtgacccgcataagtttaagtgaaacaaaagacaaattgaaacgggtttttacaaatgcattagtgcagtgattaaagacaatagaagatattttagaaagaggtttttgttagttttaagatttatagaaaaatattatttgtaaataagttttaggaaatttataattataggtaaaaatttgtttgttatcgaaatgaagaaatgggggaattgtgacgagttgtgattggcggagattgaaaaaggtgggataagtgtgtgggagaaagtttagcgagattgaggagagagaaaagatagcagtcagttggttttccaaatctgtaagaggaacaaggattgttctctggcggttcctgagaggtagcaagcagtagtgttgaatgttagtgagtttttgtggagttagtgtatctgacagaagctggagcagcaaaatattgtaagtcatattttcctacttatattccaagagtcactgttcaggccaacgagagattcagtttatcgtaaagagaagatattccaagagtcatttttcactcgggccaacgagagattcagtttatcgagaggagaaaggctgaatgatttgtgcttttgaaggagatcattaaagacgatatacttgcaacaatctgttgtacgattgctgattacatagggagcggttgagaggagataatatagtctacaaggaacaaggatttggaccactcatcatcagagagagatattttgtttctgcagtttttttccttttattgataacacaatttttacacgtaatttagaaaggatataaatattttgattaggagagttagaatagtttggattttgagttttcaattaatattgtttgtaccattaattttgattgttcacgtacggagaacaaaattttgagaatccttatatgagatttgtttattgaaaacttttgagtgtgaattatttcattaatttttttcaatatatagtgttagatcatatgtgttttttattattccggtattctctggaccttacctttcacatgtaatagcataaatattgaagcacgaattttaaccctgagataaaagaattaaaaattgtgatagagtcataatcacatcattgaaataattttaattaatcaaaaattaattagctaattattccttggcgcaccaagactttaaatatcacaataactggcttccaaaacgtggggcttgaaaatatcgcagctttacatttgaaggaagggaaagagatctggaataagtacaggtgatccagagataaaaacataacattgagggaatttgaatttgaaagtattttgacaattttccagggaatataaatttgatttattgattgatcgtagttagtggatatttactgctattgaattattttattttattttctttaccaatcgtacatttgatatttattttgaattatttgaattttactgattgcatattggatatttgtcgtgaaaatttaatacagttggggagaaatattgtcgtgttctgaaacatatagagtgttgtaaaatttcacatttggcggggacaaaaacagtaacgaaaagaaacaacatgtcgaccacaaggagtcaaagtaaaacgcaagaaaggaaagaggataagatagaagaggaaacaattattgatgaaggatcggataatgaaggaaatgccacaataatggaggaaagaaaagaaacaggaatgctgaaaaaattattagcaatgatgcaaatacagacacaaacaatgaatgaaacatcaaagaaaatggatagaaatcaacaagaaacatcactaaaaatggaagaaaaccaacgggaaacaaaacaaacaatgagcaatatagagcagcgtctggaaaactatgaacaggaaattagaggatgtgttgaggggataaagaaagaactgatacaccaaatagaagagattaatgaaattaaaaatgatatgaaagaacaagaaatgagaattaaagataatttggaggaattagaaagcaaacttgaaaatgtaatgaaagaagacaagaaa includes these proteins:
- the LOC140450925 gene encoding zinc finger BED domain-containing protein 4-like, whose amino-acid sequence is MNSKKKTSIVWDFFTIKDDARAKCNMCSQVLSYKTSITNLRQHVQRKHPSITFQESVQCKSVKDQDSVPIDNDETGDGKKISDTEIPSTSGACLEIPKKRKLFQSQLQVSKKVNLTQKKIIDAKLLNLIVKDIQPFSIVEDEGFREFCDAVGYTLPSRKTLTKTLLPAKYLETLNKTREIMATAESVTITTDMWSSRNSDSFIGVTAHFINDKFELESILLEVCLFEGSHTSVNLANELRRVITEWDLHNKIFIVITDNAANVKKAILEELQLKHLGCLAHTINLIAQDGLKVIESLIEKVKLVVSLFKRSNLAKEKLDWYQKQNGKDPKKLIQAVPTRWNSVYYMLERIVNLKEEVRASIAVLGNENVPCITNTDFEEINQLIKILGPLESATRTMSGEKYVTLSSVIIIANNLRKIYHRLVTNPGTSFAERPTKVVEVIFNSSQMRFKNFENSNSLIVSTFMDPRFKNIGFSDESVAERSKNLVINLLTNLLEKNSKQTTAPIVNQLQDDDSSEDEFSIWGDFDKQASHFKPAGGNSRCKAIMEVQRYIEEPLLNRKNNPLTWWKDNRHNYPNLSVIVRNKFGTVSTSVPCERLFSKTGEILSAKRSRLSDEKVKQIMFIRSNS